The Acipenser ruthenus chromosome 11, fAciRut3.2 maternal haplotype, whole genome shotgun sequence region TTCAGTGTCTGCATGAATTCTctcagatttttttatttctttgtatgATCAAAATAATATCAACAAGCCAGTGATCATAATGCTTGCATTGTAACAGCCCGGACACGTCTGGAGCACAGCACATATAGGAGTATTCTCTCCCTAATGACGCTTATCAATTGATTCACATGAACACTGCTGTTAGGTGCTTGGGGttcttttgaaaaagaaaatggattCATTGGGTGGGGGGATCCTCAGCCAGGATGCCTAATGTCACGGGGGACCGGGAGACGATAAAAAGTAATTAATACGTTTCTTCAAAAGTCACTATGTAAttagaaagaaacacatttggCTGTATAGTGCACTTTGCAGAAACACACTTGGCAGTGGGTTTGAAAACTATTCAGATATGCTTTGGGGGCAAGTATCACAAATCATGGTGTACTGGGAGTATTCATGCAAGCTCTGCACATTTCCTAATGCATGATGAACAAGCTCTGATCGTTTCAGCACATTCTGAATGGTCACCCCGGAGCCAGATGCAGCTAACAATGAGCAGCCCTGCTACTGTATCTTTCAGGTGGTCCAGATGTGCTGGGAACACCATCTGCATGACGCTATGATCTACGTCTATAACAGCGGTATGAACGACTACATCAATCCCATGAAGATAAGCTCTTCAAATAAGTGTAAAAGTTCTGACTTGTGTTGAATACATGCATTCAAATGGAGGTGGAGGGTCTTTTTGTCTTTAAACCTTAAACTACCTTTGGAGAATGTAAGGAAATTGTTGCAGGGTTGCTTGTTGAATCATAACACTGAAGAAGGCATTTAGCAAAGTTGTGTGTCAACTACTTGATGTGGATTTGTAGAGTTTTACATTTGGAGTGCACAGAAGTGAAAGCTGCGGAGGAGTGAGATAACATGTCACAGAGGAATCATTGATGTCAGTCTGAACTCTGGGATTGCGGCGTTATGTCACATTGCTTTCTTTCCATCTACTGGAAATATGCTAAATAACTGGACAATGTGCAGTATTGCACCGTACTGTTCATCCTTCATCTCTGAAATGTATGCCATCTAATTCTGAGTTTCTAGAACGATGCTGTGAATATAAATGATTGAAAAGTAGGAGTCTGGAAGATGTGCAAAATAGCTTCaggcaaaataatttgtttaagaaGATATTAATAAGAAAAGCTCTGTAAACTGTATCGAGGTTATTATGCAGATGTTCTAAGAGCTTCCAAGACACTGAATGTTTCAGGAGGCTAAAATGCCAGAACAGATTAGGCTCAACAGCTCACTCTGAGTTTATTTAGTAATATCGAGTTTGTGTTTTACTTGCAGCGTCTGATTTCCAGAAGTGTCCTGTCACTGTCAGCATGAGAGAGTTCCAACATGAACGCATCAGACGTGGTGCCAGAACCCATTCTCTGACATGTGACTGTCTGAGTTCACCCATAAGTTCAAACTCTCAGGTAGAAGTTTGTAGGCAAACGTCTAAGCTAAAGCCTTCAAGTGTTCATTTCAAGTTTCTGTTAATTGGGAAAGTGGATGAGATGAAGGCAGGAGCCAAAACACTTGACTTTGTGACTTAGGGCTGATAAGCCTGTAACCCGCTGGGATAAGCCACATctggatttttaaagcattttacagcaccagggagcCCTGCTGGTTTGCATTAATCACTTATTTTTAAGGGTAATCTCAGGATAACCACCGGCAGTGATTCCCCCAGAGCTATAAAATGCTGGTAAAGATTGATTTAAATTAACCTATTGGATTCCTTTTTAATTGAATTCAATTGTATTTtactttccattttattttttactaatttgataaatctgtttatttaaacaaacaaacatacaaaaaaatccTGAAACTTCCTATATACAAAGCATTGGACAAATATATTCTGTACTGTctaaaagatgcatctccctcTTTACAAGTCCGTTTCAATCATGATTTAccgatctgacagactttgattcCGCCTGTATTCAAGACTGCCCATAACACAAGGAAGGCTTCTTGTCATTGATTTGATTAACTTTCTTTTTACTACTTCTACATTCTGGAAAGCACACTTTACTACCGATTTCAACTCATCGGCAATTTAAGCACCTTGTTGAAATCAGTACCATCCAGGCTCCGCCCCCCAATCCATCTGAGCCCGTAACAAATGCTGAAGTTTGTGACAGAAATTCAGCCCAGCCGAGAGCAAAATAGGCAAT contains the following coding sequences:
- the LOC117426303 gene encoding vacuolar protein sorting-associated protein 8 homolog, which encodes MKDLLVQDNGMMDSIEACIVHLDIQQVVQMCWEHHLHDAMIYVYNSASDFQKCPVTVSMREFQHERIRRGARTHSLTCDCLSSPISSNSQKLLQVISLLLRAGKSLSDF